In Paracoccaceae bacterium Fryx2, a single genomic region encodes these proteins:
- a CDS encoding GntR family transcriptional regulator, with amino-acid sequence MQKDAYTLIVEAIDAGIYKPGDRLVESELAERLGVSRTPVREALQRLETQSMLTRDGRSLIVASLDHNQLAELYIVRTELEGLAARLAARHATDEEIRVLRGMVEEDRTLQGGDPRALSRANKRFHKQIHLASHNRFLVQQLDLVHRSMALMANTSFAAEGRDGVALAEHDQIVRAIEARDGDASYEALRVHISKAFETRLRVDAGELRLR; translated from the coding sequence GTGCAGAAAGACGCCTATACGCTGATTGTCGAGGCGATCGACGCGGGCATATACAAGCCCGGCGACCGTCTGGTGGAATCCGAACTGGCCGAGCGGCTGGGGGTGTCGCGCACCCCGGTGCGCGAGGCGCTGCAACGGCTGGAAACCCAGTCGATGCTGACGCGCGACGGGCGCAGCCTGATCGTGGCCTCGCTGGATCACAACCAGCTGGCAGAGCTTTACATCGTGCGAACCGAGCTTGAGGGCCTGGCCGCAAGGCTGGCCGCGCGACATGCGACCGACGAGGAGATCCGCGTGCTGCGCGGCATGGTCGAGGAAGACCGCACCTTGCAGGGTGGCGACCCGCGCGCGCTCAGCCGGGCCAACAAGCGGTTCCACAAACAGATTCACCTGGCCTCGCACAACCGCTTTCTGGTGCAGCAGCTTGATCTGGTGCATCGCTCCATGGCGCTGATGGCGAACACCTCTTTCGCCGCCGAAGGCCGCGACGGGGTGGCGCTGGCCGAACATGACCAGATCGTGCGGGCCATCGAGGCGCGCGACGGCGATGCGTCCTACGAGGCGCTGCGGGTCCACATCTCGAAGGCGTTCGAGACCCGGCTGCGTGTCGACGCCGGCGAGTTGCGGTTGCGCTGA
- a CDS encoding pyrimidine 5'-nucleotidase — MVADRFSHVTGWVFDLDNTLYPPAARLFDQIEVRMTAWVMQALGVARPEADRLRRHYWATYGTTLAGLMQEHGVDPGPYLTDVHDISFDALEVDALLAARIRALPGRRIVYTNGSAPYAERVLAARGLSGLFDAVYGVEHAGFRPKPERAAFEAVFAADGMAPDRAAMFEDDPRNLAAPHAMGMRTVHVAPEAAPAPHIHHHTDDLSAFLLRLTA; from the coding sequence ATGGTAGCTGACCGTTTCTCGCATGTCACCGGCTGGGTGTTCGATCTGGACAACACGCTGTATCCGCCTGCCGCGCGGCTGTTCGACCAGATCGAGGTCCGCATGACCGCCTGGGTGATGCAGGCGCTTGGCGTGGCACGGCCCGAGGCCGACCGGCTGCGGCGCCACTACTGGGCGACCTACGGCACCACGCTGGCCGGGCTGATGCAGGAACACGGCGTCGATCCCGGCCCGTATCTGACCGATGTCCACGACATTTCGTTCGACGCGCTGGAGGTGGACGCGCTCTTGGCCGCCCGGATCCGCGCGCTGCCGGGGCGGCGCATCGTCTATACCAACGGCTCGGCACCCTATGCCGAGCGCGTGCTGGCGGCGCGCGGCCTGTCGGGGCTGTTCGATGCTGTCTATGGCGTGGAACATGCGGGCTTTCGCCCCAAGCCGGAACGCGCCGCCTTCGAGGCGGTATTTGCCGCCGATGGCATGGCCCCCGACCGTGCCGCGATGTTCGAGGATGATCCGCGCAACCTGGCCGCGCCGCACGCCATGGGAATGCGCACCGTGCATGTCGCCCCCGAAGCTGCGCCCGCCCCGCACATCCACCACCACACCGACGATCTTTCCGCATTCCTGTTGCGTCTGACCGCCTGA
- a CDS encoding UbiH/UbiF family hydroxylase, with protein MTRITTDILVSGGGVAGLAAAAAFGSAGFSVICVDPAAPVTDAEADGADLRTTAFLQPSIPVLQAAGLWARLEPFAAPLQVMRIIDAGGPVAEPRIIKDFDAADISDQPFGWNLPNWLLRREMVARLAELPDVSFRPGVATTRVTTRQTEALVTLSDGTRVSARLVVAADGRGSVVREALGIGVRTMRYGQKALAFAVTHPIPHQNVSTEIHRSGGPFTLVPLPDRDGLPCSAIVWMETGPEVQRLAALPVPDFEAEINTRSCGILGPLKLVTRLTQWPIISQIADRMSGERTALMAEAAHVMPPIGAQGLNMSLADLRVLLELATANPATLGDAKMLDAYHRARHFEVQARITGIDALNRASMLGAPGLRDLRAKALDALYSVAPLRRTLMRTGMGLR; from the coding sequence ATGACACGCATCACGACGGACATACTGGTTTCTGGCGGCGGGGTTGCGGGCCTTGCGGCGGCCGCGGCATTCGGGTCGGCGGGGTTTTCGGTAATCTGCGTCGATCCGGCCGCGCCCGTCACCGATGCCGAGGCTGACGGGGCCGACCTGCGCACCACCGCCTTCCTGCAACCCTCGATTCCCGTTCTTCAGGCGGCGGGCCTCTGGGCGCGGCTGGAGCCCTTTGCGGCCCCCCTGCAGGTGATGCGGATCATCGACGCGGGCGGCCCGGTGGCCGAACCCCGCATCATCAAGGACTTCGACGCCGCCGACATTTCCGACCAGCCTTTCGGCTGGAACCTGCCGAACTGGCTTCTGCGCCGCGAGATGGTGGCGCGGCTGGCCGAACTGCCCGATGTCAGCTTCCGCCCCGGCGTTGCCACCACCCGCGTCACCACCCGCCAGACCGAGGCGCTGGTCACCCTGTCCGACGGCACCCGCGTTTCCGCCCGGCTGGTGGTCGCAGCAGACGGGCGCGGGTCGGTGGTGCGCGAGGCGCTGGGCATCGGCGTCCGCACCATGCGCTACGGCCAGAAGGCGCTGGCCTTTGCCGTCACCCATCCGATCCCGCACCAGAACGTCTCGACCGAGATCCACCGCTCTGGCGGGCCATTCACCCTTGTGCCGCTGCCCGACCGCGACGGTCTGCCGTGTTCCGCGATCGTCTGGATGGAAACCGGCCCCGAGGTGCAACGCCTTGCCGCCCTGCCGGTGCCCGATTTCGAGGCCGAGATCAACACACGGTCCTGCGGCATCCTCGGGCCGCTGAAGCTGGTGACGCGCCTGACGCAATGGCCGATCATCAGCCAGATCGCCGACCGCATGTCGGGCGAGCGCACGGCGCTGATGGCCGAGGCCGCGCATGTCATGCCGCCGATCGGCGCGCAGGGGCTGAACATGAGCCTTGCCGACCTGCGCGTGCTGCTGGAACTGGCGACGGCAAACCCGGCGACGCTGGGCGATGCGAAGATGCTCGATGCCTATCACCGCGCCCGTCACTTCGAGGTGCAGGCCCGCATCACCGGCATCGACGCCCTGAACCGGGCCTCGATGCTGGGCGCGCCTGGGCTGCGCGACCTGCGCGCCAAGGCGCTGGATGCGCTGTATTCCGTAGCCCCGCTGCGCCGCACCCTGATGCGGACGGGGATGGGCCTGCGCTGA
- a CDS encoding accessory factor UbiK family protein has translation MQPKNKFLDDMSQLMTNAMGVAQGAKTEAETAMKGLIDRWMADRDFVTREEFDAVRAMATRAREENDALALRIAALEAKATKKA, from the coding sequence ATGCAGCCCAAGAACAAGTTTCTCGACGACATGTCGCAACTGATGACCAATGCCATGGGCGTCGCCCAGGGTGCCAAGACCGAGGCCGAGACGGCGATGAAGGGCCTGATCGACCGCTGGATGGCCGACCGCGACTTCGTCACCCGCGAGGAGTTCGACGCGGTGCGCGCCATGGCGACCCGCGCGCGCGAGGAAAACGACGCGCTGGCTCTGCGGATCGCGGCGCTGGAAGCCAAGGCCACGAAAAAGGCCTGA